The nucleotide sequence ACGAGTTCAACAAAGCTGTGGATAAAAATTATCCAAAGTCTATAATTGCTTGGGGTAAGAGAAAATCACAAGACTTGAATTGGTCcttattgtttgatttcttgTCTGTTTCCTTTTCTCGACGGATTGGGAAACACTGCGACCTGAGTTTATGAAGGACGCaatatatattaaagttcacacggcaaccaggtggacaatcagacatagtttgaagctacactggtttgcagatataatgaatgtaaccgaagaagttacaattcatagacccaacgtttcgacactcctgtctagtgccttcatcaggggtgatctaaacgctgcaacaagaggtccttttatatgataactaattagcggccttttttctgacgaggtgtaaataggcgtcaggaagcagaccgccatcgtcacgatttaaaggagcgtgggcggagttaatgtgccaagcctccaaacaaaggcgctggtggtaacgccgattagtagtgataattttagaattatcccacccaattgtatggttggttaggcaagtatgctccgataaagctgaattttcctttttgcaaagaaaaaccgctttttggtgctcttttaaccgtgtaccaaactggcgtttggtctgtccgatgtattcgttatcacagtcattgcaaggaatagaataaatggcgtcggttcgttgttctttcgtgacaggatccttaggtttggcgaaaatatgccccaaagtctgaaaaggtttttgagcaactttaacgttgtggctattcaaaattctcttgatgggttcagtaacaccctgtatgtaaggaataacagcaaaaccagtcgctggttccctttcatcaagagcgttactatttgtaactggtttttggcagttacggagaaaagtttttgtatagccatttgcctttaggacattggaaacatatttcctctcctcagccttcgaatcgagtgatgatggtagacaatcagccctcctaagtaaagttttggctacagactttttactaatcggcgttaccaccagcgcctttgtttggaggcttggcacattaactccgcccacgctcctttaaatcgtgacgatggcggtctgcttcctgacgcctatttacacctcgtcagaaaaaaggccgctaattagttatcatataaaaggacctcttgttgcagcgtttagatcacccctgatgaaggcactagacaggagtgtcgaaacgttgggtctatgaattgtaacttcttcggttacattcattatatctgcaaaccagtgtagcttcaaactatgtctgacgCAATATATGTTCacagtttttcaaaattttttgcgATGTTAGACTCGGCGCTTTCGATAGTGCATGTCGAAACAGAACAAGGGCCACTTGTCATATCCGAACCTGATAACTTTGAACCTAGCTAATTGCCTTGTAAGGTTTTCCGCAGTGGTAGCATGTGGGAGCTCGATAACTGAAGGGTGTGGTGTTCTGCCGTCCCACGCTAGTCACATAAACGAATAACAACTTTCTTTATTCGACGACCAAGTTCAGAATTTACAATCTTCTCAATTTTGTCCAATTCTCTCAAGTTTCAAACCATCAATTATGGTTTGGATACCGTTTATGGACAAAGGTAGAAGGCTACCGTGCAATgggttttcatttatttaatctGTGTTTAACATGACGTTTAAGGTTTGCCACACAACATGGACTCTGTCATGACCTGGAATGGGAATGAGAGGACATATTTCTTCAAAGATGACGAGTATTGGAGGCTTGATGATGGTTGGCTTGAGTTGGAAAGAGGATATCCTCGCAGCATTACCCCAGTTTGGATGAAATGTGAAACGGGGTCGCCATAGATGATCCCACCCGTCGTCAAATGTTTTTGAACATGTACGGGAAAGAAGTAGTTTCTCAAGACACCAGTGTGCAGAATATTAGTTAATTGGTAGAACATTGGCCATTTAAACTTCGTAAACCCTTAAAACCCTTTCCGCGCTTTTTCCTCTATGCCAATTATGAAGTAAAATTTGGCGAAGGTTTCGCATCGTCAAAGCATCGTGTGCATTGTCACAATATTCTACAAGATGGCAGTATAAGTTggaaaattgttgaaaataaatttggcCAAGATGGTTGGCCGGAGAGCCTCGGTGTCGATGTCGTCTCCTCTCCTCGCttatcttgaatgaaaaatgGGAAATTCAGGAGAACATAGTGGTATttgactcttttcctttttcgatACGAGAGGGGTTTACTGACTCTACTGTCTTCTGGaactgttacttttttttttgggaatgTGACAATCCTAAGCGAAATGAGGCAGCCTTCTTGAAGATGTTATCGGATCGGCTTGTCTGAGTTATGACCCATATATAGCTCAAGAAAAAGatgtaaatgtaatttttgagTATGACTAAATTACGTAACAAAACCAATTGTGCTTAAACTAAGATAACAAGCCGTTATGCATTTTGAATTTCTAATTGGGTGCAATATCTCGTATAAATTGTGACATGAACGAGGCCACAAACAAATTTAGCCCATTAACAACTGTAATAGCGAAGCCAAGCTCGATTATCACCAACATCATGGAGAGGTGTACacctttttaaaaagaaaagttggaGCTAAAACTCTGACAGGTGGGATACTCACTAAATCTGGAAGATAATGTGCAAAATAGGCAATGACGTTGAAGACTGAAAGgctcgaaaaaaaaagctgaacgTAATATCATTTCtcaaaatgaaatagaaattaagaaatttttaaaataatcttgTTATCCACACGAAAAATTTAACGGTTGATCACGTGTAGGTGTGCCGAAATAATTCCTAAAAATTAAGTCCCCAACATTTCCTGTCTCAGCAGAAGCCAGAATCACCTGCTGCGGTCTGTGCATGGAGTCATCGTTGAAATGTCAAATTAAAGCCACCACTGTTGTCGTTTACATGCAAAGGCTACTATTTCTGCCCGTTTCTTTCCTTAGACAAGCTGTTGGCTTCAAGAACGACACTTAAGGACAGCTCAAATACAGTGAGCCGCTGGCCTCGTTGACTGTTTTCTGCATTTTGAGATGTTGAGTTTGATAAAAGCACATGGCatgttttgtaacttttgttttcGAGCTTATTCGGTTTCTCCGTGATCTTGGCACGAAAAACTTTGAATCGTTCGTTGGTTAATCGTTGGTTAGCTAGTTTATTTGTTCGTTCAGTTCATTCGCTCGGCGTGATGGAAGTTTGTTTGCCAATTTACATGGAATAATAACACAGTTCAACGcatatcaaattatttttcatattcagTTGTCCTTGATCACGAAGTAGAGACACTGGGTCTCTACACAAGCAAAACTGTTGGTTTATAAATATCGCATTTTCATAAATGTATGgcattaaatatttaaaaaaatatatcgtTCGCTTATCAGGAGTTAAACTGACTCACTTTGCAGTACACATGAAAATCGTGTTACTTGCGGAAGGAATAAAGGccaaaataataattaccaTTTTTCCAATGAAGTGGAGGTGAATGATTATTTCAGTATATACCatacaaatacaaaaatataaggtatttctttcaatatatcGGAAAAAGATCGGAAATTCAACtcttgacgcgcgattttgtcttATCAGCTGCTCGGAGTTGAATAGTAATTGACATTTACTTCCAAgccagccaatcagcgcgcgtgaaaaagcactattcacttcTAATGTATATGCTAATACTGCTTGTTATCTGAGTGTTAATATAAACATATGAAAAAAGGACTGAAGACGGAGACAAAGTTATGGCAGCGATATTAACTATGCTGTAAGTTATAAACACGTTCGCGTAATCGGCGCCTGTTGGCcgatgaaaattaaatataataGCAAAAACTCTCGTATATGAAGGTGactggaaacagtttttttgAGAAACCTACAAACAAAGCGCTCGAAAACCAACTTCCCTCCTCCCAGACGGACCAATTTCACATACGtgtttatcaaataatttaagTTTAATTTGATATGATGGACGCGGTATGGCAATCACTATTATTATGCCAATGTCATAGGAAAACctgtaaaacaatttttgggGACGGTCTAGGAAAATCTTCCTgatagattttcttttttaaaataaaccttCGCTGCTGAGTGAATTTTAGGAAAATTAATCGAGTCGTTTTAAAATTATGATGCCGCTAGTTATAGTCGATTTGACTGCAGCTGCATGATACTGTTTACAGAAAGAACTCTAAAATATGCTCTGTTTGATATATTATATTTGTATGTTCTCAGCCATGCGctaactttgaaattattttcttaagtCCTACAAGTCTTCAAACAGTTAGATATAAATCATAGTTTTCTGCAATTTAGGTATTACCCACAGAATCTCAAGCTCAAGTTTCATTTCAGTTAAATTTGACGCTGAAACGCCACACTTGACTActaactttttcaattttttttaagattttggaCGACCATTATGCAGTCATTGGAAAAGTCAAaaggaggtaaaaaaaaaacctacacgGAATTCTGGACCTCTTTCAAACACtagatttctttgttttagtgGTTTTATTCTGCTATCTGCTACTCTACCTTTATTTGCATTGATAATAACAATACATTTTCTGCTGTAAAGATATTTAGCACGACTGTAAAGATATCTAGCACTACTGTTCAGTAAATCTCTTAGTCTTATTCCCGAtcaatttgtattttgttttatacACAAATGTCGGGTTGCTGCTGCACCATATAAGTAAACAATACTCGCCTTTTTTCCCACCGTTTGCTTTGTCAAGAACAGTCTGCAAACTGCAACTTCTTGTAAGCCACAGGCAAGGGTTTAGTTATCAACATAGACAACACTTGATTCAACGAGATGGTTCATTTCTACTCCGAAACATGTTTTGTAGTATGTTTAAGATAGCGTGTCTAAcgtgtctcatcttccagcagtaaatgacagggttcaaagatgaattaagATAGATCAGAGTCACTGAAAGAAGATGAAATCTTTTCAAAACGATGCTCGAGCCAAAGATTCTGATGGCAGCCGAGCTAATTAGGGAAGGcagaaaacaaatcataaaTAAGATATAGACGTAGAATATACCAACTGTAGATTTAATGCGGGCAGCAAAGTTTTTCATCGCATCAGACTGAGCTTCACCTCGTATTTGTATGGACTGTATCTGATTCTTGTGCCGTCGAACAGTTAAATATATCCTGATGTAAGATACGAATGTGAGAATTAAGCCAACTGCTGCAATAACTAAACTAACAGCATCCCGAGTGCTACGCGGCCCCCACAATGTTATTGAAGATAATAATACACTGAATACCCATATTGAGATCACCACAGTAACaacgcgcttgtgagtcacaagctcttggtATCTGAggtgaagatgaacagctaagaaccttTCCATACTTACAGCCACCATACCTAGGAACGAAGCACCTGTACATAAATAGCCATAAATACTCAGCATTAGGTAAATGTCACAGCTAGGAGTCTCTATTTGTAACCACTTGACAAGAAGTGAAATATAAAGTGGTTGACCAAATAAACCGACCGCCACATCAGAAAAGGCGAGGTGCAGAAGAAGCgtttttaaaggttttgcaATCGTCGAAGCTTTGTGCAATGCGTAGATTGTCACAATATTCAACATAACGGCGGTATAAGTCAGAAAACTGTTGAAGATTAAGTTGGCCATGATAGTTGACCTAAGTTCTTTGAAATCGACGTTGGAAGGATGATACTGGAAGGACTCGTTACAATAGAAGTCGCTCATGGTGTCAATTCCGCTCagtcttgaaagaaaaatgggaACTTCAGACACAATGTTATTTTACTCTCTGCAGGTAGATTATTTCCTCTTTCGACACAAAAGTGTCACTCTCTTTACTTTCTTCTTGAACTGTTACCTTTGCCTACACAAATGTGATGCTCCTAAGATAAGGGGCCAGATGTCGTGATGATGCTGCCACATCAGCTCACTTTTCTGATGTATGACTCAGGAGGAAGACGTCGATGTAATGAATTATTGAGTATGACTTAATTACATAACAAAACCAGCTATGCTTAAACTGAGACAACAAGCCGTTGTGCAATTTGAATATCTTATTGGGTGCATTATCTCGTATAAATAGAGACTTAAAAAAGTCCACAAACAGATTTAACGTACTTACAATTGTTATTGAAACGTTCATAAGGCTGATTATCATTAATGTCATGGAGAGGCATAAACcgtttttaagaaaaaagcaaaaactttCTGACAGGTGGGTCGCAATAGGGTTAATTGTTAGCCGTgaaacggccaaaaaaattgCTGTTACGCATACAACATtcacaaattttaaccgttagtcgcaAAAAAAGTTgacgggttttttttttaattacaaaggaagaaaatgaatcGTTAGCCGTAACTGGCCATTATTTTAATCGTTAGTAGTAGAgaccccattcagaccctctgACAGGTGAGGATATTCAACTAAATTTTGGAAGACAATAGTGCAAAAGTCGAAAACATAGAAGCCCGAAACCTTAATGTCATATCatctttcaaaatgaattttaaacaatttcttGGGACGCTTTGGCGCCTCTTTAGACACTTTtgcaattaaaatatttaattattttattaacacGAAATTCTAACCGTGTTTCTTACGTGTAATTGAGCCGTAGCAATCTCTCCTTCCCAGAGTAAAGTTCTCAAATTTACCCCTCTCAGCAGAGGCCTGAATCACCTCCACTGTCCGCGGAGTTGTTGCTAAAAATGTCGGTGCAAAAGAAGAACTGTCAATTAATTAAACTCGCATTTTCATAAGTTCATGCACGttatcacaaaaacaaaatctgcTCACCAGACGTTGAACTGAGTCTCTTTTGAATGGACGAGAACATCGCGTCAATACTTGAGGGGAAATATACGCCATTTATTAGCACTTGCTTCGTGTTTAGGTGTCGTGGTTGTAAATatggacaggttcttagctgttcatcttcaccTCAGACACCAAGAGCTTATGACTCACAAGCGTGTTGTTTATATGGTGATCTCAATATGGGTTTACATTACATTTGTTTCTTCGATGACATTGTGGGGGCTGCGTGGGACTCCAAATGCTTTTAGTTCAGTTACTGTAGCTATTGGCTTTATTCTCATATTTGCATTCTATATCAAGATTTATTTAACTGTCTGACGGCAAAAGAATCAGATACAATCCGTGCGAATACGAGAAGAAGCTCAGTCAgataagatgaaaaaatttgCTGCCCTCATTAAATCTACGATTAGTATTTTTTAAATCTCGTGTTTGCTATTTGTCATCTGCCTTTTCACATTTGTTCGGTTAGTTTTAGAATCTATGGCTCGAGCActgctttgaaaaaatttaattttctctcaGTGACCCTCAACTTTCTTCATTCATCACTGAACCGTGTCATCTACT is from Pocillopora verrucosa isolate sample1 chromosome 7, ASM3666991v2, whole genome shotgun sequence and encodes:
- the LOC131775206 gene encoding adenosine receptor A2a-like encodes the protein MSDFYCNESFQYHPSNVDFKELRSTIMANLIFNSFLTYTAVMLNIVTIYALHKASTIAKPLKTLLLHLAFSDVAVGLFGQPLYISLLVKWLQIETPSCDIYLMLSIYGYLCTGASFLGMVAVSMERFLAVHLHLRYQELVTHKRVVTVVISIWVFSVLLSSITLWGPRSTRDAVSLVIAAVGLILTFVSYIRIYLTVRRHKNQIQSIQIRGEAQSDAMKNFAARIKSTVGIFYVYILFMICFLPSLISSAAIRIFGSSIVLKRFHLLSVTLIYLNSSLNPVIYCWKMRHVRHAILNILQNMFRSRNEPSR